In Chlorocebus sabaeus isolate Y175 chromosome 19, mChlSab1.0.hap1, whole genome shotgun sequence, a single genomic region encodes these proteins:
- the LGALS1 gene encoding galectin-1 produces MACGLVASNLNLKPGECLRVRGEVAPDAKSFVLNLGKDSNNLCLHFNPRFNAHGDANTIVCNSKDGGAWGTEQREAAFPFQPGSVAEVCITFDQADLTIKLPDGYEFKFPNRLNLEAINYMAADGDFKIKCVAFD; encoded by the exons ATGGCTTGT GGTCTGGTCGCCAGCAACCTGAATCTCAAACCTGGAGAGTGCCTCCGAGTGCGGGGCGAGGTGGCCCCAGACGCCAAGAG CTTCGTGCTGAACCTGGGCAAAGATAGCAACAACCTGTGCCTGCACTTCAACCCTCGCTTCAACGCCCACGGCGACGCCAACACCATCGTGTGCAACAGCAAAGACGGCGGGGCCTGGGGGACCGAGCAGCGGGAGGCTGCCTTTCCTTTCCAGCCTGGAAGTGTCGCAGAG GTGTGCATCACCTTTGACCAGGCCGACCTGACCATCAAGCTGCCAGATGGATACGAATTCAAGTTCCCCAACCGCCTTAACCTGGAGGCCATCAACTACATGGCAGCTGACGGTGACTTCAAGATCAAGTGTGTGGCCTTTGACTGA
- the NOL12 gene encoding nucleolar protein 12 isoform X1 produces the protein MGRNKKKRKDGDDRRPRLVLSFDEEKRREYLTGFHKRKVERKKAAIEEIKQRLKEEQRKLREERHQEYLKMLAEREEALEEADELDRLVTAKTESVQYDHPNHTVTVTTISDLDLSGARLLGLTPTEGGSGDGSEEAASSMEKPTKALPRKSRDPLLSQRISALTASLHAHSRRKVKRKHPQRTQDSKKPPRATRTSKAQRRRLTGKARHSGE, from the exons ATGGGCCGCAacaagaagaagaggaaagatggTGACGACCGGCGGCCCAGGCTCGTTCTCAGCTTCGACGAGGAGAAGAGGCG GGAGTACCTGACTGGCTTCCACAAGCGGAAGGTCGAGCGGAAGAAGGCAGCCATTGAGGAGATTAAGCAGCGGCTAAAAGAGGAGCAGAGGAAGCTTCGGGAGGAG CGCCACCAGGAATACTTGAAGATGCtggcagagagagaagaggcgCTGG AGGAGGCAGATGAGCTAGACCGGTTGGTGACAGCAAAGACGGAGTCGGTGCAGTATGACCACCCCAACCACACAGTCACCGTGACCACCATCAGTGACCTGGACCTCTCAGGGGCCCGGCTGCTCGGGCTGACCCCAACTGAG GGAGGGTCTGGAGACGGGTCTGAGGAGGCGGCATCATCCATGGAGAAGCCAACCAAAGCCTTGCCCAGGAAGTCCAGAGACCCCCTGCTCTCTCAGCG GATCTCCGCTCTCACAGCCTCACTGCATGCACACAGCCGCAGAAAGGTCAAGAGGAAACATCCCCAGCGGACCCAGGACTCCAAGAAGCCCCCAAGGGCCACTCGTACCAGCAAGGCCCAGCGCCGCCGTCTGACCGGCAAAGCGCGGCACAGCGGGGAGTGA
- the NOL12 gene encoding nucleolar protein 12 isoform X2 — MLGVVRKLLACINRPYREYLTGFHKRKVERKKAAIEEIKQRLKEEQRKLREERHQEYLKMLAEREEALEEADELDRLVTAKTESVQYDHPNHTVTVTTISDLDLSGARLLGLTPTEGGSGDGSEEAASSMEKPTKALPRKSRDPLLSQRISALTASLHAHSRRKVKRKHPQRTQDSKKPPRATRTSKAQRRRLTGKARHSGE; from the exons ATGCTGGGCGTCGTCAGGAAACTCCTAGCGTGCATCAACAGGCCCTACAG GGAGTACCTGACTGGCTTCCACAAGCGGAAGGTCGAGCGGAAGAAGGCAGCCATTGAGGAGATTAAGCAGCGGCTAAAAGAGGAGCAGAGGAAGCTTCGGGAGGAG CGCCACCAGGAATACTTGAAGATGCtggcagagagagaagaggcgCTGG AGGAGGCAGATGAGCTAGACCGGTTGGTGACAGCAAAGACGGAGTCGGTGCAGTATGACCACCCCAACCACACAGTCACCGTGACCACCATCAGTGACCTGGACCTCTCAGGGGCCCGGCTGCTCGGGCTGACCCCAACTGAG GGAGGGTCTGGAGACGGGTCTGAGGAGGCGGCATCATCCATGGAGAAGCCAACCAAAGCCTTGCCCAGGAAGTCCAGAGACCCCCTGCTCTCTCAGCG GATCTCCGCTCTCACAGCCTCACTGCATGCACACAGCCGCAGAAAGGTCAAGAGGAAACATCCCCAGCGGACCCAGGACTCCAAGAAGCCCCCAAGGGCCACTCGTACCAGCAAGGCCCAGCGCCGCCGTCTGACCGGCAAAGCGCGGCACAGCGGGGAGTGA